In the Synergistaceae bacterium DZ-S4 genome, AAAGAGAAGCTTTTTACCGGGGTGTCCCATCATCCATCCGAAGAGGAGCCTGAGGTTTGCCGCCTTCTGCCAGTCGTCTCCGGGCATTTTGCCCCAGAGCGATCCCTTTCCGTAGACCACCTCGTCATGAGAGAGCGGCAGGACAAAGTTTTCGGAATAGGCATACCACATTCCGAATGTAAGTTTGTTATGGTGGTACTGCCTGAAGACAGGATCTTTGGACATATACTGGAGTATATCGTTCATCCAGCCCATGTTCCACTTGAAGCCGAATCCGAGGCCCCCGAGCCACGTCGGCCTTGACACCATTGGCCATGATGTGGATTCCTCTGCGGTCACCTGAACATCGGGAAAATCCATGTATATCGTCTCATTCAGTTTTTTCAGGAAATCGATCGCCTCTATGTTTTCTTTCCCGCCGTAGGAGTTGGGGATCCATTCCCCTTCTTTTCTGGAATAGTCAAGGTAAAGCATCGAGGCCACCGCATCGACACGAAGGCCGTCGGCGTGGTATTTGTCCAGCCAGAAATGGGCGGATGAGAGGAGGAAACTCCTTACCTCGTTTCTTCCGTAATTGAATATGCAGCTCTTCCAGTCAGGATGGAAACCCTTTCTCGGGTCTTCGTGCTCGTAGAGGGCAGTCCCGTCAAATTTTGCCAGTCCGAAAGCGTCCGCGGGAAAATGAGAGGGGACCCAGTCAAGTATGACCCCTATCCCTGACCTGTGCAGAGAATCTATGAGGACCATAAAGTCTTCCGGTGACCCGTACCTTGAGGTAGGGGCAAAGTAGCCCGTAGTCTGATATCCCCAGGAGCCGTAAAAGGGGTGTTCCATAACAGGCAGGAACTCGACATGGGTAAATCCGTTCTCGACAAGGTAAGGAGGCAGTTCCTCAGCCAGATCCAGCCACGAAAGGTACCCGTCCTCCTCAGTCCTTCTCCATGAGCCCGCGTGGATCTCATATATGGACTGCGGAGATGAAGGAGAATTCCTTTCCTTTCTTGATGACATCCATACGCTGTCGTTCCATTTAAAGGGGATTTCATGGCACACTCTTGAGGCGGTGCCAGGGGGAGTCTCCCAATAAAATGCGAATGGATCGCCTTTATCAAGCTGCTCCCCAGTCTGCGTCGTTATCGAGTATTTATAGGAAGACCAGACATCAACTCCCGGTATAAATCCTTCCCATATCCCTGATGAGTCCCATCTCGGGGCAAGTTTGTGGCTCTCTCTGTTCCATGCGTTGAAGTCCCCCATGACAGAGACCTCCCGGGCATTGGGGGCCCAAACGGCAAAAAGGACTCCTGTCATCCCCTCATGGAGCATCCTGTGTGCGCCGAGGAATTTGTAAAGCCTGGAGTGGCTTCCTTCACGGAAAAGATAGATGTCGGTCTCCCCCGCAAGGCTCACTCCATTGATGACACCGCTTCCCGTCTCTTTTTTCACCGGGCGCACCTCCCTGCCTGTAATGATGCTATTATAGCTGATAAGGCAAGGATCTTTGCTGAGTCCGACAAAGAGATTCGGGGGTATATCAATGGGTTTGTCCTTTTCATACAACAGAGTCGACGAAGTGACAGTATCACTGCTTAAATCGACGATCGGAGAGAGGAATGTATCTTCCGACGAGGAAAAGCTGATCTCATATTCGCATGACGAGGTCCCTTCATCTGCATACAAAGGGATCCACAGGGCGGAAGTGCTGCTGTTTCCTGAAACTGCCGACCATGTCTCGGAGATCATGAAGATCGCTTCGGCAAAGAGGATACCCGTAACGCCCAGAGGTGCGGGGACAGGACTTTCGGGCGGTGCACTGCCCGCATTCGGCGGCATTGTGATGTCTTTTGAAAAGATGAACAGGATAACAGAGCTTGATGAAAAAAACCTGACAATAACGGTCGAACCGGGAGTGGTCACTTCTGAGATCAGCAAGCTGGCAGCCGCCCACGACCTTCTTTACGCGGGCGATCCGTGCAGCGGAGATGCCTCTTTCATAGGAGGAAACATAGCGGAAAACGCCGGAGGCAACAAGGTCATCAAATATGGCGCCACAGGTGCACAGGTACTGGCACTGGAAGTGGTACTGGCGGACGGTACCCTGACATGGTTCGGAGGAAAGAGACGCAAAGACGTAACAGGGCTGGACTTTACCCATTTGATGGCCGGGTCAGAGGGCACTCTGGCAATAATCACAAAGGCTGTACTGAGGCTCCTTCCTCTTCCCAAACATTCGGTAGACCTGCTGGCCGCCTTTCCCGACCCCGAGACCGCAATAGCTTTCGTTCCTCAGATCATCAAAAAAGGAGGGATCGTCCCCGCTTCGATAGAGTTTATGGACAAAAAGGCGCTCTCTCTGGCCGAGAGGTACCTCAACAACCCGGTCCCGGCAGGCAATGCTGGAGCTGCGCTGATAATCCAGCTCGAGGAGAACGACCCGGAAGTCCTTGAAAAGGAGTATGAGAGGATCGGAAATCTTTCAAAGGAAAACGGCGCGTTTGAAGTATACGTGGCAGATACCAGGAGCACAAAAGAACGCATATGGCAGGCACGAAAAGCAATACCGGAAGCGACCTCCTTCTTTTACAGCAGATACACCAAGGAAGATCTCGTGGTGCCGATCGACAGGGTCCCCGATCTTCTGGGAAGGATAAAAAACATCTGCACTGCGGCTGACCTTGAGTGGGTCGCATACGGGCATGCGGGAGACGGCAACATGCACTGCACCGTGATAGGGCCACCTGCCGACGACTGGCACGAAGTCCTTCGCGGGGTGCAGGAAAAGATATACTCGGCAGTCATCGAGATGGGGGGCACTCTTTCAGGGGAACATGGAATAGGGTTCAAAAGAAAAGCTGACATGAAGCTCTTTCTGGACAAAAAACAGCTTGAACTGATAAAAAGGGTCAAGCTTGCCTTTGATCCCGACAATATCCTTAACCCGGGGAAGATCGTCGAGTGGAATGAATAAAAGTTGAGGGGGCCGACTAAAGCAGAAAGCCCCCCAATATTATCTTTCCGTATCCATTTTCCTTAACTCCCTGCGAAGTATCTTGCCTGCCGCTGATATGGGGAATTCCTCCAGGAATCCTACCCTGCGCGGTACCTTGTAATGGGCAAGGTTTTTCTTGCAGTAGTCTATGAGTTCCTTTTCTGAAGCTTCCTTTCCCTCTTTCAAGATGACGAAGGCCTTGACTATCTCACCCGCGAGCTTGTTTTTCTCGCCGACAGCAGCTGCAGACTGTACCGAGGGATGCTGGCAGAGCAAATTCTCGACCTCCTGGGGATATACATTGAAACCACTGACGATTATTATGTCCGTCGCCCTGTCGACTATGGTGACATAACCGTCCCCGTCAACGCGTACCACGTCTCCGGTGTTGAACCATCCGTTCAGAAATCTCTCCCTCGTATTTTCTTCGTCCCTGAAATATCCTGAGACTACGGAGGGCCCCCTGACCCATAGGACTCCCTCTTCGTTCATGTCGAGGACATTTCCCTCCCTGTCCCTTATCTGTACTTCGTAGGTCTCGAAGAAATGGCCCACCGTCCCGAGCCTGCATTCATCGGCACTGTGTCCGACAGCCACGACGGGGGAACATTCAGTAAGCCCGTACCCTTCAAGTATGCCGGTACCCATATACTCCTTACATCTGGCGTTCAGCTGAACGTTCAGTCTGTCCCCGCCCGTTATCACAAATTTGATGCCCCCAAGCCGTTCTCCTATCTTCGCAAGGGCTCCGAGAAGGAATACCATTATCGTAGGGACGCCGATTATGCAGTTGGCTCCTGACTCCCTGATCGATTCTATCGTGCGCTCAACGGGGACAAAACCGGGGAGCACTGTTTGGCTCAGTCCGCTCATAAGGGCAAGCATGCCTGCCATGTTGAAGCCGAAGGAATGAAAATTGGGAAGGACGTTGAGGATCACCGAATCACTGTCGAGCAGTCCGGGGACATGTTTTTTTATTGGATCGATATTTGAGAGCACGTTCGTATGTGTACATGGCACAGCCTTCGGTGTGCCTGACGTGCCCGATGTTGAAAATATGACAGCGTGGTCCTCACTCTCCGGTATTCCTTTTGTGCATCTGAAAGGCTGAAGGGGCTCATCGGGAGGCGCTGTGAAAACCCCGGGGCCGTCGCAGTCGGCTGCATGATCTGCCGGTTCGCTCTCCGGGGCGACGAATATCACCGATGGATCCAGCATTTTAAGGGTGCTTTTGAGGTTACCCGCCGCGGCCCTTGAATTCATTGGAGCCACAGCACCGCCAAGCCTCCAGCATGCGATTGAGATCGCTATGACCATCGGGGAGTTAGGCATTATCAGAGCTATCCTCTGTCCCCGTTCAAAGCCCGCGTCCTCAAGTTTGTTCTCACAGTCAAGTGCCAGGGTGTTCAGCCTCTCCCATGACCACCAGCTTCCGTTCCACCAAATGCAGTCGGCGTTCTCTCTCCCCTTCCAGGCAGATACAAACCTCATCTCAAGCCTCTCTCGATTTGACCCTGATATCATAAATACCATCCCACCTGTACTTCTGAATGTAAAAAACAATTATAAGACTTTTCTGCGCTTTCTGCGGTCATTTATCTTTGAGTTAAAGAGTTACTGGTCAATATTCTTTGTCCTGATCCTTCTTTGGAAAATGCCTTTCTCGTTTGGACAGTAGATCACTGCCATGGCTTTGTTCAGGGGTCCGTGAGTCCTCGGATCCACAGTAACGGTGGCATGAGCCGCCGGGAAATTCCTGGTCGAAAGCAGTGCGTGCCGTATGGCTTCTCCTCTGTACCCCGATGCATTGTAGAGCGCATTTGCTATCCATCTGACCCCGTCGTAAGCTAAAATCGCTTCTTCAACATCGGAGGGAGGAAGGTTTTCGTTGTAGAGAGTCCTGTAGTCCTTCATTACTGAACGTATCTGGGGGTCAAGGTCTGAGACTTCATTTATCCACCAGCTGCCGGCAAAGGTCCTGTCGTTCCCGAAAGACATATTTTCGGTGTAGCCCTCCGACAGTATCGTTTTGCTGTAGCCTGCCTCTCTTGCGGACCTGAAGACCGACCTTATGTCGATCTCTTTTCCGGGGACTATAAGCACCTCTGCTCCGCTTTTTGCTATCGCTTCCATTGCGGCACGATGGTCGGAGTTTTCCTTCATCGGCATGCTGATGTCGGCTGTCACCCTCCCTCCGAAGATCTTTACCCACCTAAGTGCTGATTCGTGCAGCTTCAGGGATGTCTCGTCGCCGGAGTCGTACAGAAATGCTGTCTCTTTGCTTGAAAGGCCCTGTACAGCAAAATAGGCAAGCATTTTTGCCCTGGCATCCGTATCATTCGCAATGCGGAATGAGTAAAGGTATGGTTTTTCCCCCTTCAACACAGCTCCGTATGTCAGATCAGAGGCCGTGATCACAAGAGGAACGCTTATCTCGTCGGCTATGCCTGGGAGCAGGCTGGCCTTTTCCCCGGATGAGGGGGTCATCATTACAAGGATGCTCTTGTCCTTCATTACTTTTCTGACGCTCTCCTCCGCTTCAGCAGCCCTCTGTGGGAGGTCATAACCGACTATCTTTATTCTGTATCCCCTTATGCCTCCCTGTTTGTTTATCTGTTCAACGGCAAGCTGAGCCGCTCTGAGCTGGTTGTGGCTTGACTGAGCAATGCTTCCTTTCATAGGAGCAAAAAATGCTATCCTGAATTCATCGCCTACCGGGTTCCTCTGGCTGCCGATCTGGAAAAAGAGCACCACGATAGCAAGCAATGCAGCAATAAGGACTATGCCGTTGTAGAAAGACTTCTTCCTTATCCACATCGTCCTTGGCTTGTTTGAGATGCCTCCCGAGATCCTTCTCAGGTTTCCCGGCCTGGCGACCAGATCCTCAGCCGTCTGATCTTCGCCTTTGCATTCGGCCCTCTCTTCTCCTATGACTTGCTTCAGCGTCCTGAGAACGTCTTCGGCATCCCCGGGCGAAAACCCGAGGTTTTCCGACAGCTTCGTCCTGAAGTACATCTCATTTTTAGCGCTGAGCCTTGAATTGAGTTTCCATCCAGATTTGATCATGTAGCGCAGGGCAAATGTCAGCCTGAAATTTGCAGCGCTTTCCGAAGGGTTCCTCGCTTCAAGAAACTGAGAGAGCCTGTCAGGATCTTCCAGTATGCAGAGACCGTAATCTTCGGTCAGTTTTTCCAGTACTTTTTTTATACCCTCAGACAAAGACAACACTCCTCACCATTAAGAGTATAGCCTGCCCAGGGCAGGTCCGCAATAAATACGGATGACCCAATGACAAAATACGGAGGAAGCGACGGAAACCAAAAGCGCAGGGACATCCGCACCCCGCGCTCCCGGTTTTCGTTGAAACGATCTGCAACTTGCTCTAATTGTCTTTGAAGATCTCGTCCCTTAATCTTTTTTCCTTTTTTTCGTAGAAGGATAATATTAGAGCTTCCAAAGATACTTCAGCTTTCCATCTGTAAGGCCAGCGGTGCTCTCCGTACTTGTCTCTGCACAACAGGACCGGCTCCCCCCTCATCTCCGAACCGTAACATTCCACGGTGCATATCTTTCTCAGCTGTACCGGCACCATGGGTGTCCCGCATTCGGGACAGGGCATTGACTCCTCAAATAGCAGAAGGTCAGCCGTATCAGGCTCAAAATCCCTGCCCCAGCAGCAACCTGTTCTGTGGTAATCTGGCCTGTTTCCTCCCACTACAAAGTTTTTTCCACCGACCAGGGAATTGTCAGCCACCATATGGACCCCTTCGGGAACTCCTATCGGGCCGCAGAATCCGGCAACTTCACCGAATGATGATACTATCTCTTCGCTTTCAGCCTTCCTGAAGGCAGCCCCCCTGAATTTTGAATCTATATACGCCGCCAGCTTGTTTATGCTGATATTTTTGTCCCCCCTGATCATCGCAAAGAGGAGGGGCTTTTTTCCGCCGGGCAATATAATTGTGTAAAGCATCGCCTTAAGCGTCTGCGAAGGATCAAGTCCCAGCTGTTGACAGAGCAGCGGGATAGTGTGCGCTCCCGGAGTATGCACATCTCTGACATCTTCCATCTCACGGCCGGAGTTCACAGGTTCCGTTCCGTAAACATCGGCGGAATCCTGATGGAAGTAATTTCCACATCCCGGACATACCAGCCCTTCGATTTCGTGGAGGGATCCCTTACCCGCCGAACAGACACCCACCATCCTGTTGACCGTCCCCGGACTTACTTCCAGAAGGTAATCAAAATCCGGGATGTAGCGTTCGATGATCGAACGGATAGTGTCGGCGGCCATGGAAGCCCTCAGTTTGGCGTCCTCTTCATCCTTCGCCCATCCCCACAGCCTCAGCTTCCTTCCTGAGATCAGCATCCAGGAAAGGGCCTTTTCACCATGATCCCTTACGTAACGCTCGGCAAGGGAGTTGACTGACTCATCAGACTCGCTGCAGTCTATATGCTGGATCCCGTTTATCTCAAGCAGGGCTTCACCGAGGTCTTCCGCAATGCTGTTGAGCGTGCTCCTGCCGATCGGGAGCAGTATAAGTTCACCGCTCTTTGAGTTGTAGACACCTCCTCCTTCCATCACAAGGGCAATCAGCCCGGCATCCCTTACTTTTGCCGGAGGGTTCTTTGTTTCAGGAATGAAAAGTTCGCGCATCAAATTTCCTCCTATAATTATTTTCCATATATAATACTACATAGCTTACGATATATCCAATTGTATAAAAAAATACAATAATATTACCTTAGGATGACATATTTTAACGGAATACTACTCAAATGCTGTTTTGCTCGCGGAGGTCAGCCATGAAAAACATGTCACACTGCTTCTTTCTTCTGTTGTCACTGCCAATACTGTTTCTTACAGCTGCCGCAGGATGGCGTGTGGATGTCTTCCAACTGGAAGGGCCGGAAGGGAAACTAATCTTCCAGTCTCCGGTCTCCCTCGGGCACAGATTCACAACGCGATATATACATTCCGTCGAACTGACACCCGTGGAAGACGAATACAAAGTGGCAGGAGGCCTTCTCTGGACATGGGAGGAAAGGGTCAGATCGACCAATGCAGGACTTCCTTTTGACAGGCCAAGATACGGCAGGTTCATAGACACCGGTGAATGGATGATCTTCCAGGGCGGAAGGATGTCATGGAAGGAATATTACTACAGGATAGGCAACAATAAGATCGGCCGGAACCAGGTAATGCTTGAGCCTTTCGGCAGGAGAAATTTCTTTGAGCTGTTTGCAGGCGAACGTCTGGTCGTACGGATCCGAAAAATGCCCCTCATATCAGCCGAATTCTACAGGACAGATATACTTGAAAGCGCCCCGATGGGGGTACCGCCGATGGAGGGCGGCTCGAGGTGATCACATGTAAAGATCCAGCATATAAAAAATAATGCCTGAGGCGCCGATGATCATTTCAGGCAAGTGTCCCGGCCTTTCCGGTGACTTATCTCTTGCCTTGTTGAATAATTTTGCCGCCAAAGGTGCCAGAACGATCTGAACAAGCATTACCCTGAACCAGAATGAAACAAAGTCCACAAGGTACATTTTGAAACCTATAAGGCCCAAGGCAAGTCCAAGACGCGCCGGAAAAAAGAAAGACACTATCATTGCCGGAGCAAGGGTCGATCTTATAGCATCGAAGATCTCAGGTATCTGTACATTGTCCACTATCCTTGTCTTTGTTACCCCTCTGGACGGAGAGGCTGCAAAAAGAAGCAGCAAAAAAGCCGCCGAGCCCATTTTCCCCCACATACCCGTTACAGTCCAGATCGATGTTGCCGTGAAGGTTTCAAGGCTGAAAATGCTCCCCGGCATTCCCCTGTTCAGGGCATACCAGGAGAGCGTCCCTCCCACAGCTATCAGAGTGACTGCAAATTTTGAGAGAACGAAGAGTTCTTTGGTGTCGAAAGACTGGTATATCTCACCTGAAAAGACCTTCATTCCACGGATATATAGTC is a window encoding:
- the glgB gene encoding 1,4-alpha-glucan branching protein GlgB — protein: MKKETGSGVINGVSLAGETDIYLFREGSHSRLYKFLGAHRMLHEGMTGVLFAVWAPNAREVSVMGDFNAWNRESHKLAPRWDSSGIWEGFIPGVDVWSSYKYSITTQTGEQLDKGDPFAFYWETPPGTASRVCHEIPFKWNDSVWMSSRKERNSPSSPQSIYEIHAGSWRRTEEDGYLSWLDLAEELPPYLVENGFTHVEFLPVMEHPFYGSWGYQTTGYFAPTSRYGSPEDFMVLIDSLHRSGIGVILDWVPSHFPADAFGLAKFDGTALYEHEDPRKGFHPDWKSCIFNYGRNEVRSFLLSSAHFWLDKYHADGLRVDAVASMLYLDYSRKEGEWIPNSYGGKENIEAIDFLKKLNETIYMDFPDVQVTAEESTSWPMVSRPTWLGGLGFGFKWNMGWMNDILQYMSKDPVFRQYHHNKLTFGMWYAYSENFVLPLSHDEVVYGKGSLWGKMPGDDWQKAANLRLLFGWMMGHPGKKLLFMGGEYGQEKEWDHNISLDWHILKEEIHSGIFQWFRDINTFYKNNPQLWEQDNDPAGFEWIDCGDSSSSIVSFLRRSKDGREVIFIGNFTPVVRTGYRIGVPRDTVWREVLNSDSSLYGGSNTGNMGKVRTEKISFHGRRYSIELTLPPLACLVLLPEETDQ
- a CDS encoding FAD-binding oxidoreductase — protein: MGLSFSYNRVDEVTVSLLKSTIGERNVSSDEEKLISYSHDEVPSSAYKGIHRAEVLLFPETADHVSEIMKIASAKRIPVTPRGAGTGLSGGALPAFGGIVMSFEKMNRITELDEKNLTITVEPGVVTSEISKLAAAHDLLYAGDPCSGDASFIGGNIAENAGGNKVIKYGATGAQVLALEVVLADGTLTWFGGKRRKDVTGLDFTHLMAGSEGTLAIITKAVLRLLPLPKHSVDLLAAFPDPETAIAFVPQIIKKGGIVPASIEFMDKKALSLAERYLNNPVPAGNAGAALIIQLEENDPEVLEKEYERIGNLSKENGAFEVYVADTRSTKERIWQARKAIPEATSFFYSRYTKEDLVVPIDRVPDLLGRIKNICTAADLEWVAYGHAGDGNMHCTVIGPPADDWHEVLRGVQEKIYSAVIEMGGTLSGEHGIGFKRKADMKLFLDKKQLELIKRVKLAFDPDNILNPGKIVEWNE
- a CDS encoding AMP-binding protein → MISGSNRERLEMRFVSAWKGRENADCIWWNGSWWSWERLNTLALDCENKLEDAGFERGQRIALIMPNSPMVIAISIACWRLGGAVAPMNSRAAAGNLKSTLKMLDPSVIFVAPESEPADHAADCDGPGVFTAPPDEPLQPFRCTKGIPESEDHAVIFSTSGTSGTPKAVPCTHTNVLSNIDPIKKHVPGLLDSDSVILNVLPNFHSFGFNMAGMLALMSGLSQTVLPGFVPVERTIESIRESGANCIIGVPTIMVFLLGALAKIGERLGGIKFVITGGDRLNVQLNARCKEYMGTGILEGYGLTECSPVVAVGHSADECRLGTVGHFFETYEVQIRDREGNVLDMNEEGVLWVRGPSVVSGYFRDEENTRERFLNGWFNTGDVVRVDGDGYVTIVDRATDIIIVSGFNVYPQEVENLLCQHPSVQSAAAVGEKNKLAGEIVKAFVILKEGKEASEKELIDYCKKNLAHYKVPRRVGFLEEFPISAAGKILRRELRKMDTER
- a CDS encoding ABC transporter substrate-binding protein encodes the protein MSEGIKKVLEKLTEDYGLCILEDPDRLSQFLEARNPSESAANFRLTFALRYMIKSGWKLNSRLSAKNEMYFRTKLSENLGFSPGDAEDVLRTLKQVIGEERAECKGEDQTAEDLVARPGNLRRISGGISNKPRTMWIRKKSFYNGIVLIAALLAIVVLFFQIGSQRNPVGDEFRIAFFAPMKGSIAQSSHNQLRAAQLAVEQINKQGGIRGYRIKIVGYDLPQRAAEAEESVRKVMKDKSILVMMTPSSGEKASLLPGIADEISVPLVITASDLTYGAVLKGEKPYLYSFRIANDTDARAKMLAYFAVQGLSSKETAFLYDSGDETSLKLHESALRWVKIFGGRVTADISMPMKENSDHRAAMEAIAKSGAEVLIVPGKEIDIRSVFRSAREAGYSKTILSEGYTENMSFGNDRTFAGSWWINEVSDLDPQIRSVMKDYRTLYNENLPPSDVEEAILAYDGVRWIANALYNASGYRGEAIRHALLSTRNFPAAHATVTVDPRTHGPLNKAMAVIYCPNEKGIFQRRIRTKNIDQ
- a CDS encoding DUF1850 domain-containing protein, whose amino-acid sequence is MKNMSHCFFLLLSLPILFLTAAAGWRVDVFQLEGPEGKLIFQSPVSLGHRFTTRYIHSVELTPVEDEYKVAGGLLWTWEERVRSTNAGLPFDRPRYGRFIDTGEWMIFQGGRMSWKEYYYRIGNNKIGRNQVMLEPFGRRNFFELFAGERLVVRIRKMPLISAEFYRTDILESAPMGVPPMEGGSR